One window from the genome of Gambusia affinis linkage group LG14, SWU_Gaff_1.0, whole genome shotgun sequence encodes:
- the LOC122843921 gene encoding sodium-dependent neutral amino acid transporter B(0)AT1-like, with amino-acid sequence MKLKLKLPNPGLDDRIPSHGDLERMEKDEAGDRPQWDNKAQYLLTCVGFCVGLGNVWRFPYLCQSHGGGAFMIPFLILLVLEGIPLLHLEFAIGQRLRKGSVGVWRSINPYLAGVGIASMLVSFLVGVYYNTIMAWIMWYLFNSFQDPLPWSQCPLNANRTGYVEECARSTTVDYFWYRETLNTSTAIDESGGLQWWMVLALIAAWTVLYVCCIRGIETTGKAVYITSTLPYLVLTIFLIRGLTLKGSTEGIKYLFTPDVKELMNPSTWLDAGAQVFYSFSLAFGGLISFSSYNSVHNNCEQDAVLISIINGCTSVYSATVIYSIIGFRATQKYDECFGDNILKLMNAFNYPENNITQSNYNEILTYLNHTSPDVIEGLSLQTCNLQTFLSQGVEGTGLAFIVFTEAIIEMPFSPLWSVLFFIMLFCLGLSTMFGSIEGVIAPLLDLKVLPRSWPKEAISGLTCFVSLALGLIFALRSGNYWLALFDNFAGSIPLLVIGFFEMISVVYIYGMDRFNKDLEFMIGHKPNIFWQATWRVISPLIMIVILIFYFVTQVTKELTYLVWDQEAENFPTLAERSYPQWVYVMIFILAGIPSLAIPFFALYKLIQRKFCKKDYSDSTVDTISAKIQMNDKMKF; translated from the exons atgaagctgaagctgaagctgcCAAATCCGGGATTGGATGACAGGATCCCATCCCACGGAGACCTGGAGAGGATGGAGAAGGACGAGGCTGGGGACAGACCCCAGTGGGACAACAAAGCCCAGTACCTGCTCACCTGCGTGGGCTTCTGCGTGGGGCTCGGCAACGTCTGGAGGTTCCCGTACCTGTGTCAAAGTCACGGCGGAG gAGCGTTTATGATCCCGTTCCTgatcctgctggttctggagggAATCCCACTGCTGCATTTAGAGTTCGCCATCGGTCAACGTCTGAGGAAAGGCAGCGTGGGCGTATGGAGATCCATCAATCCTTACCTGGCAGGAGTTG GCATTGCCTCCATGCTGGTGTCCTTCCTGGTGGGTGTCTACTACAACACCATCATGGCCTGGATCATGTGGTATCTCTTCAACTCCTTCCAGGACCCTCTGCCCTGGAGCCAGTGCCCACTCAATGCTAACAGGACAG GATACGTGGAGGAGTGTGCGCGGAGCACCACCGTCGACTACTTCTGGTACAGAGAAACGCTTAACACTTCGACAGCCATCGATGAGTCTGGGGGACTGCAGTGGTGGATGGTTCTCGCCCTCATCGCCGCCTGGACTGTGCTTTACGTCTGCTGCATCAGGGGCATCGAGACGACCGGCAAG gctGTGTACATCACCTCCACTTTGCCGTATCTCGTCCTCACCATCTTCCTCATCCGGGGATTGACTCTAAAAGGCTCTACAGAAGGAATAAAATACCTCTTCACACCAGAT gtAAAGGAACTAATGAATCCTTCAACCTGGCTGGATGCAGGAGCCCAAGTGTTTTACTCCTTTTCGCTGGCTTTTGGAGGTCTCATCTCTTTCTCCAGCTACAACTCTGTGCA CAATAACTGCGAGCAGGACGCTGTCCTCATCTCCATCATCAACGGCTGCACTTCGGTGTACTCGGCAACGGTTATTTACTCCATCATCGGCttcagggcaacacagaaataCGATGAATGCTTCGGAGA caaTATCTTGAAGTTGATGAACGCTTTCAACTACCCTGAGAACAACATCACCCAGAGCAACTACAACGAAATTCTGACTTACCTCAACCACACGAGTCCGGATGTCATCGAGGGATTGTCCTTACAGACCTGCAACTTGCAGACTTTCCTTAGCCAG GGTGTGGAAGGAACAGGACTGGCCTTCATTGTCTTCACAGAAGCCATCATAGAGATGCCGTTCTCCCCTCTTTGGTCTGTTCTCTTCTTCATCATGCTCTTCTGCCTCGGCCTCTCGACTATGTTTGGCAGCATTGAGGGTGTTATAGCTCCTCTGCTGGATCTCAAAGTGCTACCCAGGAGTTGGCCCAAAGAAGCTATCAGCG gtctGACGTGCTTCGTATCCCTAGCTCTTGGACTCATTTTCGCTCTTCGCTCTGGGAACTACTGGCTGGCTCTTTTTGACAATTTTGCAGGCTCGATTCCGCTCCTGGTCATCGGattttttgaaatgatttctgtTGTCTACATCTATGGCATGGATAG GTTTAATAAGGACCTTGAGTTTATGATCGGCCACAAACCCAATATCTTCTGGCAGGCAACGTGGAGAGTGATCAGCCCCCTCATCATGATTGTCATTCtgattttttactttgtcacCCAAGTCACGAAGGAACTCACCTACCTGGTCTGGGACCAGGAGGCG GAGAACTTTCCCACCCTTGCTGAGCGTTCCTACCCACAATGGGTCTACGTCATGATCTTCATCCTGGCTGGAATTCCCAGTTTAGCCATACCCTTCTTTGCCCTTTACAAGCTCATCCAGAGGAAATTCTGCAAAAAGGACTACAGCGACAGTACAGTGGACACAATCTCTGccaaaatacaaatgaatgaCAAAATGAAGTTTTAG